CACTCCGGCACGCCTGGCGATGGCGTCCATAGGGACCTCCAGCCCCTCCCGGGCGAAGATCTGCGCGGCCATCTCAACGATCTTGTCGCGGTTGCGCCGCGCGTCGGCGCGCACCACTCGGCGCCCGTTCCTCGTCTGAGGCGCGTCGCCCTGAAACACCGGGTCAGACATGGATCACACTCCTGCGCCATTGATAAGCGGAGAGCCTCTCCGTATCGTTCGGAGTGACACCATAATGATCCTAGGCGAACGGAGATGCGTGTTGCCACCACAACCAGCCAGCCCCGTCAGCCCCGAGGCCCTGCGGCGGACCCTGGCCAGCTTCCCCACCGGCATCGTGCTGGTAACCGCCCATGACTTCGACGGCGCACCTGTAGGAATGCTGGCCAACTCCTTCACCTCCGTGTCGCTGGACCCGCCGCTGGTGTCGCTGGCCTTCGCTCGCAGTTCGTCCACCTGGCCACTGCTGCGCGACGCATCGCTCCTGCGGATCAGCGTCCTGGGCACCGAGCACCACGCCCTGGTATCCCAGCTCGCCGGCCCGACCGCCCAACGGTTTGTCGGCCTGGAGTGCGCCCTGCGCAGCGAAGACGCCGCTCTGCTGGGATCCCCCGCCACCCTGAGCGCGGCACCCGAGAGGATCATTGAGGCGGGAGACCACGACCTTGCCCTCCTTCGGGTACTCCAAGTCGAGCAGGACAGGGACATCGACCCCCTG
This genomic stretch from Actinomyces qiguomingii harbors:
- a CDS encoding flavin reductase family protein is translated as MLPPQPASPVSPEALRRTLASFPTGIVLVTAHDFDGAPVGMLANSFTSVSLDPPLVSLAFARSSSTWPLLRDASLLRISVLGTEHHALVSQLAGPTAQRFVGLECALRSEDAALLGSPATLSAAPERIIEAGDHDLALLRVLQVEQDRDIDPLVFYARQLHRLAA